A portion of the Drosophila sechellia strain sech25 chromosome 2R, ASM438219v1, whole genome shotgun sequence genome contains these proteins:
- the LOC6620881 gene encoding cytochrome c oxidase subunit 7C, mitochondrial, whose product MLGRSSVIARNFSQSMVRFSGHGGVPGENLPFGLTNKYRITALFTIGCVLGFGSPFLIVRHQLLKK is encoded by the exons ATGTTGGGCCGCAGCAGTGTGATTGCACGCAACTTTTCCCAGTCGATGGTTCGCTTTAGCGGACACGGCGGAGTTCCCGGAGAG AATCTTCCCTTCGGGCTGACGAACAAGTACCGCATCACCGCCCTGTTCACCATCGGCTGTGTCTTGGGCTTCGGATCACCCTTCCTGATCGTCAGGCACCAGCT